The sequence CCctttattacaatttttctctcttttattttattttttttttttttgtaatttgttttataccACTTTTCATTGTTACAAATATTCACTTTAAgagaaatttataaaatgttcATTAACAATGTTTTTTCATATGATATACTGTTTTACCCAAATTGTAACTCGTTAAAATATGTTGTAAAATAGTTAAATCgtctgtatatttatttaattttggcatatacaccttttttttttttttttttccttctgcTAATGTACGTATTTTTTTCCCAATAAATACATTGTTTCTccaagaaaaagaaaaagaaaaaaaaaaaaaaaaaattttatatagtaaatatttattaaccTCATAAAACCCCCTTCGTTCAAACAATATTTgatttaaaaagttttacaTTCGTGCAAtcacttattttatataaaaaaatatacatataatacttGCTTACATGAACACTTTAAATGggtttaaaataaaataattaaaatattcacaaataatattatgataaaGCAAATTATACTATCCGTTTAATTATGCACAAATATGCACTAATCTGttgcattaaaaaaaacaggGATTTTAGGTGCTTGTTGTACATgtgatttttatttgttactTATTTTGGTGCGTGGATATgtgaaattaattttttacgcatatattttatgtagaATTATTCTATTCTAAGCATGCAAATTGTATCGATCTGTTTATTAAGTATACATGTTCATACGTTCCTTCTGATACGTCCTACTTATCTATTATTCCTCCATGTATCAGGATATTTTCTAGTTTTATTGCTTaaatggtaaaaaatatacatacatgcatacatacgtgcatacatatatacatatatatatatatatataaatacgtacCCATTCAACATTTTATGCACCGTTGTAAAATAGGACTCATTACGTAAACGAAACATTTACATTGAAAGTTTGCTCTTTTTTTGAGACGCCAATTTTTGAGAATACCTAAATAGATACTCGTGGAAATACTGATAATATGgcaaattattatttagtaCAAATATATCACAAAAAAAGCTTCGGAACTTACAGAGACTAAATTacgcgaaaaaaaaataaaagacatTTACACATTAATAACAAGTCATTGAATAATTCCTCCTTATATCTTGGAGTTGTCTTGCGTGAAAACTcgaactataaaaaaaaaattataaaataaaaaaaaaattaaaaattaataacgaTAACTTTTAAGAGATAAGAAAAGATagctatttatatatatatgtgtacatatatgtatatacacacatacatacatatatataatttccaAAATGGATAAAACGAAAGGCAAAAAAACCAGAACAGCtcgaataattaaaaaattttatataaactgGAATCACAGAAGGCAGAGCTGGAGAATCAGTTTTTACTACAACTGTTTAGCAATTGTAACTGCAATTAATATCGTACTTAATTTGATATTTCAACAACTTATCAAGTCTTTCaatttctttataaattACTCATGTGAATATgaacatattaattttatattaacagatttattaatttttcttattttgaCTAGCTTTATTACCATTTTcgccttttttttatcaagaATATGTTCACTGCTTTCAAATTTTACAATCAATGATTTTATGTCCCTAGGAAAATGGACTGAAAGAATAGGATGCACTGTTAAATGGTTTCCTTGGTTATTAGCAATCCTACTTATATTATggtttattttaaatgtatttaatttaattactaTATATGTTACCCCAAATTGGTGGTGCAAAAGACGTTTAAACGACTTAGCGACACATGTGGTTAACAACTGCCGAATGTTTGAAGGTAGAACTGCAGCATGTACAAATGATATGCAAGAACTTAGTGGTAGTACTAATATAAGCAATATTCGAAAATGCAATGATCTAGATTATCTAAAAAaccataattattttacgtTCATCCCTGATTtggataataaaaattatatgcaaTGCACtttcaataatattaatatttgtacATTATACAGAAATTTAAGGAACAACAAACAAATAATGGAAAAAGCTGAAAGTTTTAAAATAGAAGGATGTTTACAAAATCCTCCATCAGAAATTCAAGaattttatgttaataatatcGAAATTAgtgatttatataaatattctcAAATATTTACTGTTGGAAGTAatgttactttttttcttcttatattctttttctattttgtaAAACGTACAACACAATTTGATGGATTGTTTTATCAATCTATAGATAGTTccgatatatatatattacgcaTTCTACGACCTTTAACCCCATGGACCTGAAGActgatttttattatttccatttttagatctaattatataatgagaATATCCCCAATTGTTGTGTATACATgggaatatatttttataaagataGGAACATACACAAAGGAATAAGTATATTAAAGTAATTAATGTGTCCcatcttttttctttatgaAGACAACGATTGTTATTAAACTTTTGTGCATGTGTAAAGATATTTcctatatgttttattttgtgaaagtataatacatttttgcggttttttgataataatttggattaaaattttattaatccTTTTAAGTGAAAGAGgtaagaaaaacaaaaatgtataCCCAATTAGTCctagaaatattttatgcaaAAGTAGGTACActatgaaataattaaatttttgatAAAGGTGAAGAGATAGCGATATTTTTCTTccattcatttaatttttcatgaTACGTATGGCGCAACCATGTTGTGAGATTTTTATGTCAAcaaaaaattctttaaaaaaaaaaaaaaaatcctatgtaaaatttaattttttaaatagacACAATAGTGTATTGGATGAATAAATCTTACTAATGGAGAGCTTTATGTTTTAGAGCTTTAtcatatttacacatatactttatttttccattttattttataatattattatttttttttattaattttcttttttattttcttttattatttttatttattattattttttttttttttccatttatatgtatattttggctattttctatattttagcttctttttaattaatttatgaataattcatattttataattacataaaaaaataagaacaatttcatataatatttgtgAAGAATATAATGCATTAAAATTTCTgcatagtttttttttttttaattttcttaagGTTGTTATTAGCAGTTATAGAGTAAAATACACAGCTTAGTGTTAACCTGCTAGCGACAGctgtatttattaaataataagaataataacaacgcttatcattttatatatgttacaaCTTTTTAGAGTTATTGATATTAttgcttttttaaaaaaaaaaaaaaaaaaaaaatagctatTTATGCTGaattgataataaaaaactgaattaatttaaaaattatatgagcagtaatatattttttgcttgtctcttttaactttttattgcctgttcatataaacatatatacaaatatgtgtGTGGGtgtatgtatgaatgtatttatgtgcttgaaataaattttttttgaacgtaagtttatttaaagaattttttctccatattcgttttatttaattcttttaaaaggATAGATTACGAAAGAGTCTTTAAAAATTTCGGAAAGTTTTACAACACACTTTTAATCGAAAttccaaataaaaaaaaaaaaaataaaaagatgacaaattattacaaaatataagtgCATGAAACGGTAAGAAGTTgttttgctctttttttttttttttttttttttgttaataccCTTTAAATCTCATTAGGACATCTGAGTATTTGAGTAGCTCCACTTAGATATTGTCCATTAAATAAACTTGTTATATGACGTTTATTCAGATAGCCATTTTGTTTTCTCAACAATAGTTAGtagttattaaaaatataccaaTTATTcctattaataaaaaaaaaaaaaaaattcaggACTGATATAGGCATACTTTACAAAACATTTTTAGATATGAATTGCAACTAAGGAAAAGAATTCATATGATTACCTATAACACTAAACACACAGAAAAAACTACACATCAGAACTGCAACATAGAAATTTGTAAGattatacacataaataacTAAACGGATAATAGTGTAAGCTTCGTACAAAAGAATATGGATGACAGTACCTATACAAGTTGCTATAACGAAAAGCAAAAGAATTCTTATAACCTTTTTAgcaatataacaaaattttgttGCAATAGAAGTTATTCTAGCTCTCTGGTTGTTGATGAAAGATATATCAAATTGATTAGTGACAGATATTATGAAGACCCAACTAATAATGAATGCgaagataaattaaaagatcaATACAGTGATGATTTTTTTCTAGGCAAAAGCAATTTTAATCTAAGTAATAAAGGAAAACATATAAACCAATGCGATACACCACCAAAATTAATGACTGATTTGAAGGAAAAGCCCAGGAATAATTGTAAAGAGATATAcgttaaaaatgaaacagataattatatttattcgtGTGAACAACCCATAcatatgattaaaaaaaatagctctttttattataatattcctGTTCATATCCCTAATGATACTATATCGGATGAAGTAGAGTTAAAAAGGGGATCTAACAACGAGACTGTAAAGCTACACAATAATggaatttatataaacaaaaacgttataaaagataaaaatgagGAAACTATTTCAAAATACAAGTGCCAAAAATCAAAGGCAATTAACAGTAAAAgcaatgaatataaaaaaaactattgTATGGacaaaataagaatatgTAAGCAAAGAGAAAAAGATGTATATAGGGGAACTTATATCCATAATGGagaaaaatttgtttataaCGGTCTAACCGTAGGACATAACTCAATCAAAAAATGTAATGATACGAAAGAGGAGTTACTATTTGGTAAAATAAACACATCAACTGGAATGGAAGACAACAAGGAGGAcaataaattagaaaatttgGTAAAAGATTCAATTATAGTTCGTAATGATAAATATGGAGCATACGAAAAGAAATTCATCTGTTCACCATCAGGGAGGAAAAGTAatggaaatgaaaaatgctTAACTGTAGATAAATCTTTTAAcagtacatataaaaaaacaagcTTCATTCCTTCAAATTCAATAATAGCcaatgatgaaaatgatcAAGGAATTAACTGTTCTACCGTACTGCAGCcaattataaaaacagaagaaaaattattgttcCTTGATAAATTCTGTCAAACGATTCGAagaaaaaaggggaaaaaaataagaagaaaaaaaaaaaacaggattaaaataaaaagaggaaTCAAACTTTttcgaaaaaataaaaataataaaattataaaatttaatttaaaaagaacaaaagacTATAGTAAGAAAAGATTAGGAATTAGAAAAAGGAAGTCTATAAAGACAAAGTATGTAAAAAATTCCGAAAAAAGTGACTAccagaaaaaacaaaagaaaaaacaaaagatcAAAAATAACCTAAAAGAgagttatatatatggagaaaaaagtaaaaaaaggaataaattaaGCTCAAAAAAATCTAGGGTACATGCAACAAAGTTATCAAATATAAAGACAAGAAAAGAAGTCATATCAAACGTAAAGAAGAATAAGAATTCCACCATGTTTCAGCATAATCTGCTTCCTAAGAATGACAATACCTCTAAGCAAAAGAAATATACAAAAGATGAATCCTacagattaaaaaaattaactaataaaatttcaaataCTCATgacgaaaaaatgaaaaacatttATGAACAAggtaataacaaaatatacaatatagtaccaaagataaatatagaaaagttgaatgaaattaataatacGCTGGTAACACAAAATTGCATCAGTAGAAGCAATagcaaaaatttattaagtgTAGAACGTGAAATGAGTTCCACTATATGTGCTGCATTGGATAGAAATATAACCTATACTTGCAATGATAAAATGtttgttaaaaattataagaacGATTTAGACAATTCaaatttatatgataaaattgaGGATACTTCATACAGAATATTTACTTTAGAACGAAATATTTCAGAATCTAAAAAGAGTATTCAGCTTTCTAACACCACGAATGACAATGATTATATCGTGAACGTTAAAGATGTTAGTTATACGAAGAATGGGAACAGTCAgtatttccaaaaaaaatatagaagcacaaataaaaatgactGCAACACAAAATCAAGCAGTAGTAAttctgaaaattttattaatataaaagcaCTATGTGAGAATGACTTATGCGACCCTCATCAGAGTAACTTATATGAGgaatctaaaaaaaaaaatttggtCTATTTGGAAGAAACTCCTACTAGAAACAATAGTAGCACCAGTAGCAGCTGTAATGGTAATGATGACAGTGACAAAACTAATTTCCAAGTACATCGTGAAAATGTAGAACAAGCATTACTCAAATATCAAGAGgaatataacaataacatAAATTGTGGTGAGTTAACACTGAGGATTTTAAAAAAGCTAGCTGACATTTTGAGTGATAGagatgaatatatatattcgaaTAAGCTTGATATAGAAAAACATGACAAATGTGCCATAAACAAGAgtagtaaaaaattagaagaaaaaatatcaataaaTGGTAATTTTGACAAATGTGAGGaatgtaatttatttcattctaaaagggaaaaaaaaaattatgtcaAAAGCAAAAGTTGTGATTCTTTTTTTAGCAGAACTTTTTTTACCACAAATGAAGAGCACACAAATTTGGTTCTCAAGTTTTTGGGTAAAGGAAGAAATATAAgggataataataaaaatatgtttttatttaattcaaaTCTATTGCATCAGCGCTCCCTTTTTATGGCGCAAGGAACGTATGTAAGTCAGGTGGTTTATATACTAAATTCTATCATATTTTACTCtaataaactaaaaaatttGCTAAATTTCTCTATCAAGAGAGGATATGCAAATTTCTACTCTTTAgaagttaaattttttatgctttgtctcattaatttaattgaaaaatttaagactaataatttttctacatGTTTGGAAAGAGTGTCAACCTTAATAAACGAAGTATTAAAAAGGGCTAAAACCAATATACTGAAATTTCCCAGAAAAGCtgaaattacaaaatttgaattggttgttataaaaatatactttattgAGTTGCTCAAAATGTCGGCATTGTTGTCTTCACTGAAACAGGGTAGTAGAACAGGTTCTAAGTGTCTTTCACCTTCGCcatcattaatattatctGCTTCTTCATTATCACTATCTGCATCATCGTTATCTGCATCATCGTTATCTGCATCATCGTTATCTGCGTCATCGTTATCTATTTCATCATTGTCAAAACCATGGAAAATGTGTTATCGTTTTTGTGATCATCTTGAACAAACCGTTTCTGTGTGTGACGTAAAACAAACGAGTAAGCTACTCACTGATATAGTACTTACAGAGAGAGAAATAAATgaagtatataaaaagaacGAAGAAAGTACGGGTAAGAAATCTTTTCATCCATGTTCATCATTCTATGAAACAGGAAGAAGcggtagtagtagtagtagtagtagtagtagtagtagcagtagtagcagtagtagcagtagtagcagtaacAGTGGGAGTACCATTTGGAAGAAGTTGTACAAGgaaattaacaaaaagtATGAGGCGAATTCTAAAAACGAGGAAAACATGAACTTAAAAATAGAAACACATTTAggtgaaaatgaaaaatatttaaaaaaaatgaatttctTACATACAGATAAGCATATTAGAAGAGATGTATACCATGGCCTGATTCCTATGGAACATGACCAAAAGTTGGAAAGCCCCAACAtgcataataatagtaattataaCAGTAATAGAAACAGGAATAAAAGTAGCAATAATAACAGCAATAAAAACAGAAGTAGTAGCGATAATAGCAGCATTAAGGACTTGAATGATCCTTacattttaatgaaaattctGAAGATAAACTTGCTACAGCTAACACGGTATAACaatgataaaatgaattatttaattttgttgatgaaatatttaaacaagttaagatatatatataaggtaaacaaatatatcccatttaataagaaaaaccGAACAAATGCAGTTAATGATATTAGAAAATTAATAGTAAACATTAATGAGGAGAAAAATCTATTGatgaaagaaaatgaaacctttctttatatacaaacattAAAATCTATTAAGACAAAGCAAAACAAATTAGAACAAcaaataatagaaattttAGAggtattttttgaaaataattttcacaATAATGATGACATTAATAGCAGTACTCACAAGCATGATAATGTTGACAATTTCGAAAAGGCTACATACGTGGAGAAGCGAAAAGGAAAGAAGTTTAAGACTGATATAGGTAGTTACAGGAATAGAGATATTTGCAgggataaaataaaaacaaagcaccctactactactgctaccaCTGCTATCACTACCGatactattactactaatAACGAACatgatgatgaaaaaaaagcacAAGTTATGCATGATAACAACTGCTACTACATTGATGAAACAGAACAATTACAGCAATTAAACCATTTCTtaaatagtattattatatcctgtaaaaatgatgaaatattACAGAAGCCAAATTATCATTATGCTATGCTGAAGAAATATAATCAAGAATTATCCCTGATGAATGATCTTCATAGAAATGATAACACGTTAACTATAGATCGTTTAGATCATATGACTGTTTGTGATTTTGCTAACCatgtgtatttttatattaaaagaacTAAATTTAACAACAAATTCggaaagataaaaaaaaaaaattataacagtTTTCAGAAGAGTCAAGGGAGGAAAGGTACAGTACTTCAAGCATTACATGActtttatttacaaaatgatGGAGATAATACAGTAATTAATGGTAATCTTAATGCTAATGATGATGTTACTTATACTTTTGAAGTATGCCCTTGAAAGGGAATTTTTGGAAGTATTAATTTCCCACATGAAACATTCACATCCCTATCATGGGTTAGAGTCGTTGTAAACCAAATGTATGAAGTATACTCAATATGATActtttagtaaaaaaaaaaaaaaaaaaaaaatattttaaaatataatgatgaaATATGCTAGCAATAAAACAGCTCATTTAATAGCGGGGAATAAATACGATGGCACATTCCATGAGTAACttaaaaaggggaaaaaaactGCTTTACTGTTTTTATCTCTATATTAATTAGACTATTAAGCTAAaccatttttcttattttaaatttgaaaaaaatagtacaCATACTAGATGAAAGGTATGGGATACAACTTGtattaatcatatatatccATCTTAAATcaaattcaataaaaaaatataaaataataagcaATTTACATTGTCGTAGTTCCATTGTGTTTACATGTGGTGATAGGccttattaatatttaagagAGTAATGTACTTTTTCCATTTAGTACTTGCGCTGATTACTCTTAAATGAACAACAATTATATGTGAAcacccatatatatatatatatatatatacatgtatgtgtatgtgtatgtgagtgcatatatgtatgcgagtgtatatgtatatgtgtacgtgtatgtatatgcgtgTGTGGGGTGAGCATCTTTAATATACAAAGCAATTCCGAGCGTGCGGTGAATTTTGAGCTACTTCAGCACGTTCTGTATACATTAGTGCTTTGCGTAattgaacatatatatatatatatatgcaaggACGTACatgtaataaatacatatacatatatgtgtacacatGTGTACGCATGTATACGTGCATGTAATTTTACTTTACCTAATCTAGCTTAATTTATACTAGTTCGATAAAGACATTTACATTTTccttatatctttttttacttttacgggggtatatataatatgtactATACCCTTTTTAcattacaataaaatttacaatgTGTATAGGCAGGTTTGTTTAAAAACCTTTTTTG comes from Plasmodium malariae genome assembly, chromosome: 7 and encodes:
- the PmUG01_07028800 gene encoding conserved Plasmodium protein, unknown function → MDKTKGKKTRTARIIKKFYINWNHRRQSWRISFYYNCLAIVTAINIVLNLIFQQLIKSFNFFINYSCEYEHINFILTDLLIFLILTSFITIFAFFLSRICSLLSNFTINDFMSLGKWTERIGCTVKWFPWLLAILLILWFILNVFNLITIYVTPNWWCKRRLNDLATHVVNNCRMFEGRTAACTNDMQELSGSTNISNIRKCNDLDYLKNHNYFTFIPDLDNKNYMQCTFNNINICTLYRNLRNNKQIMEKAESFKIEGCLQNPPSEIQEFYVNNIEISDLYKYSQIFTVGSNVTFFLLIFFFYFVKRTTQFDGLFYQSIDSSDIYILRILRPLTPWT
- the PmUG01_07028900 gene encoding conserved Plasmodium protein, unknown function gives rise to the protein MDDSTYTSCYNEKQKNSYNLFSNITKFCCNRSYSSSLVVDERYIKLISDRYYEDPTNNECEDKLKDQYSDDFFLGKSNFNLSNKGKHINQCDTPPKLMTDLKEKPRNNCKEIYVKNETDNYIYSCEQPIHMIKKNSSFYYNIPVHIPNDTISDEVELKRGSNNETVKLHNNGIYINKNVIKDKNEETISKYKCQKSKAINSKSNEYKKNYCMDKIRICKQREKDVYRGTYIHNGEKFVYNGLTVGHNSIKKCNDTKEELLFGKINTSTGMEDNKEDNKLENLVKDSIIVRNDKYGAYEKKFICSPSGRKSNGNEKCLTVDKSFNSTYKKTSFIPSNSIIANDENDQGINCSTVLQPIIKTEEKLLFLDKFCQTIRRKKGKKIRRKKKNRIKIKRGIKLFRKNKNNKIIKFNLKRTKDYSKKRLGIRKRKSIKTKYVKNSEKSDYQKKQKKKQKIKNNLKESYIYGEKSKKRNKLSSKKSRVHATKLSNIKTRKEVISNVKKNKNSTMFQHNLLPKNDNTSKQKKYTKDESYRLKKLTNKISNTHDEKMKNIYEQGNNKIYNIVPKINIEKLNEINNTLVTQNCISRSNSKNLLSVEREMSSTICAALDRNITYTCNDKMFVKNYKNDLDNSNLYDKIEDTSYRIFTLERNISESKKSIQLSNTTNDNDYIVNVKDVSYTKNGNSQYFQKKYRSTNKNDCNTKSSSSNSENFINIKALCENDLCDPHQSNLYEESKKKNLVYLEETPTRNNSSTSSSCNGNDDSDKTNFQVHRENVEQALLKYQEEYNNNINCGELTLRILKKLADILSDRDEYIYSNKLDIEKHDKCAINKSSKKLEEKISINGNFDKCEECNLFHSKREKKNYVKSKSCDSFFSRTFFTTNEEHTNLVLKFLGKGRNIRDNNKNMFLFNSNLLHQRSLFMAQGTYVSQVVYILNSIIFYSNKLKNLLNFSIKRGYANFYSLEVKFFMLCLINLIEKFKTNNFSTCLERVSTLINEVLKRAKTNILKFPRKAEITKFELVVIKIYFIELLKMSALLSSLKQGSRTGSKCLSPSPSLILSASSLSLSASSLSASSLSASSLSASSLSISSLSKPWKMCYRFCDHLEQTVSVCDVKQTSKLLTDIVLTEREINEVYKKNEESTGKKSFHPCSSFYETGRSGSSSSSSSSSSSSSSSSSSSSSNSGSTIWKKLYKEINKKYEANSKNEENMNLKIETHLGENEKYLKKMNFLHTDKHIRRDVYHGLIPMEHDQKLESPNMHNNSNYNSNRNRNKSSNNNSNKNRSSSDNSSIKDLNDPYILMKILKINLLQLTRYNNDKMNYLILLMKYLNKLRYIYKVNKYIPFNKKNRTNAVNDIRKLIVNINEEKNLLMKENETFLYIQTLKSIKTKQNKLEQQIIEILEVFFENNFHNNDDINSSTHKHDNVDNFEKATYVEKRKGKKFKTDIGSYRNRDICRDKIKTKHPTTTATTAITTDTITTNNEHDDEKKAQVMHDNNCYYIDETEQLQQLNHFLNSIIISCKNDEILQKPNYHYAMLKKYNQELSLMNDLHRNDNTLTIDRLDHMTVCDFANHVYFYIKRTKFNNKFGKIKKKNYNSFQKSQGRKGTVLQALHDFYLQNDGDNTVINGNLNANDDVTYTFEVCP